A region from the Vicia villosa cultivar HV-30 ecotype Madison, WI linkage group LG3, Vvil1.0, whole genome shotgun sequence genome encodes:
- the LOC131657151 gene encoding uncharacterized protein LOC131657151 — protein MPSPNFEFPVFEAEEEEEEEIPDEISRLLKHEERAILPHKEPLEKINLGSEEDKKEVTIGSLLDADIKSKLTDLLKEYVDVFAWSYQDMPGLDTNIVQHYLPLKPECPPVKQKLRRTHPDMANKIKVEVQKQLDAGFLVTSEYPQWLANIVPVPKKDGKVRMCVDYRDLNKASPKDDFPLPHIDMLVDNTAKFNVFSFMDGFSGYNQIKMAPEDMEKTSFITPWGTFCYKVMPFGLKNAGATYQRAMTTLFHDMMHKEIEVYVDDMIAKSSTEEEHIEYLLKLFQRLRKYQLRLNPNKCTFGVRSGKLLGFIVSQRGIEVDPDKVRAIQEMPAPKTEKQVRGFLGRLNYISRFISQMTATCGPIFKLLRKDQGVVWTEDCQKAFDSIKEYLLEPPILIPPVEGRPLIMYLTVLEESMGCMLGQQDETGKKEHAIYYLSKKFTDCESRYSMLEKTCCALAWASKRLRQYMINNTTWLISKMDPIKYVFEKPALTGRIARWQMLLSEYDIEYRAQKAVKGSILADHLAHQPINEYQSLKFDFPDEDVLYLKMKDCDEPLPEEGPEPGSRWGLIFDGAVNAFGNGIGAIIITPKGTHIPFSARLLFDCTNNIAEYEACIMGLEEAIDLRIKILDIYGDSALVINQIKDKWETYHPGLIPYRDYARRLLTFFNKVELHHIPRDQNRMADALATLSSMFKVNHWNDMPTVRITRLERPAYVFATEAVIDDKPWFHDIKHFLQTQEYPLGASNKDKKTLRRLSGSFFLNGDVLYKRNFDMVLLRCVDRHEADMLMHEVHEGSFGTHSNGHAMSKKILRAGYYWLTMESDCYKHVKRCHKCQIYADKIHVPPTLLNVLSSPWPFSMWGIDMIGMIEPKASNGHRFILVAIDYFTKWVEAASYANVTRQVVVRFIKNNIICRYGIPSKIITDNGSNLNNKMMKELCEEFKIEHHNSSPYRPKMNGAVEAANKNIKKIVQKMVVTYKDWHEMLPFALHGYRTSVRTSTGATPFSLVYGMEAVLPVEVEIPSIRVLMETKLSEAEWCQSRYDQLNLIEEKRMTALCHGQLYQARMKQAFNKKVRPREFQEGDLVLKKILSFQPDSRGKWSPNYEGPYVVKRTFSGGAMILTTMDGDELPHPVNADAVKKYFV, from the coding sequence atgccctctcccaactttgagtttcctgtgttcgaagccgaagaagaggaagaagaggagatcccggacgagatctctcgattacttaagcacgaggaaagagccattctgcctcacaaagagcctctagaaaagatcaacttgggttctgaagaagacaaaaaagaagtgaccattggatcgctgcttgatgctgatatcaagagtaagttgacagaccttctcaaagaatatgttgacgtgtttgcctggtcctaccaagacatgcctgggttggataccaatattgttcagcattacttgccattgaagccagaatgtccgccggttaagcagaaattgcgaaggactcaccctgatatggctaacaagatcaaagtggaagttcaaaagcaactcgacgcaggttttcttgtcacctctgagtatcctcaatggttggccaacatagtgccagttccgaagaaagatggcaaagtcagaatgtgtgttgactaccgtgacttgaacaaagccagtccaaaagatgactttccattaccacatatcgacatgctggttgataacaccgctaagttcaacgtcttttccttcatggacgggttctccggttataatcagatcaagatggctcctgaagacatggagaagacatctttcatcaccccatggggtaccttttgctacaaagtgatgccgtttggattaaagaatgcaggcgcaacttaccaaagggcgatgactactctctttcatgacatgatgcataaagaaattgaagtctatgtggacgacatgatagccaagtccagcacagaagaagaacatattgaataccttttgaagttgtttcaacggttaaggaaatatcagcttcgcttgaatcctaacaaatgtacttttggggttagatctggaaaactcttgggtttcattgtcagccaaagaggtatcgaagtagatcccgacaaagtcagagctattcaagagatgcctgcaccaaagactgaaaaacaagtaagaggatttctcggacgattgaactatatctccagatttatctctcaaatgactgctacttgtgggccaattttcaagcttctccgcaaagatcaaggggttgtatggactgaagattgccagaaagcgtttgacagtatcaaggaatacctgttagaaccaccgatattgattcctccggttgaagggagaccattaatcatgtaccttacggtgttggaagaatccatgggttgtatgcttggacaacaagatgaaaccggtaagaaggagcatgccatctattacttgagtaagaaattcacagattgtgagtctcgttactccatgctcgaaaaaacatgttgtgctttggcttgggcttcaaaacgtcttcgccagtacatgatcaacaatactacttggttaatctccaaaatggatccgatcaagtatgtctttgaaaagcctgcattaacaggaaggattgcccgatggcaaatgctgttatctgaatatgacattgaataccgtgctcaaaaagcggtcaaaggaagcattctcgccgatcacttggcgcatcaacctatcaatgaatatcaatctctcaagtttgactttcctgatgaagatgtcttgtacttgaagatgaaagattgtgacgaaccgttacctgaagaaggtcctgagcctggatcaagatggggcctaattttcgatggagcagtaaacgcttttggcaatggaattggggcaatcatcatcactcccaagggtactcatatcccgttctccgccagattgctatttgattgcaccaacaacatcgcagaatatgaagcttgtatcatgggtctcgaagaagccattgacttaaggatcaagatccttgacatatatggagattcagccctcgtgatcaaccaaatcaaagacaaatgggaaacttaccaccctggcttgattccctacagagattatgcaagacgtctgttgactttcttcaacaaggttgaattgcatcatatacctcgagatcagaatcgaatggcagacgccttggctactctatcttccatgttcaaagtcaatcattggaatgatatgcctacagtcagaattacgcgccttgaaaggcccgcctatgtgtttgcaactgaagccgtcatcgatgataaaccgtggttccacgacatcaagcacttccttcaaactcaagagtacccacttggggcatcaaacaaagataagaaaactctaaggagactttctggcagtttcttcctgaacggagatgtgctatacaaaagaaatttcgacatggttttgctcagatgcgtggatagacacgaagcagacatgttaatgcatgaagtgcatgaagggtcctttggaactcattcaaatgggcatgcaatgtccaaaaagatcttaagagcaggatactattggttgacaatggaatctgattgttacaaacacgtgaagagatgtcacaagtgccagatctacgcagataagatccatgtgccaccgactctactcaacgttctctcatctccatggcctttctccatgtggggtattgacatgattggaatgatcgaaccaaaagcttcaaacggtcatcgtttcatcttggtagcaattgattacttcaccaaatgggtcgaagcagcatcttatgccaatgttacaagacaagtggttgtgaggtttatcaagaacaacatcatttgccgatatggtattcccagcaagatcattactgacaatggttcaaacttgaacaacaaaatgatgaaagaattgtgtgaggaattcaagattgagcatcataactcttctccttacaggccaaaaatgaacggcgcagttgaggctgctaacaagaacattaagaagatcgtccagaaaatggtcgtcacttacaaagactggcatgaaatgctgccatttgctttacatggataccgtacttcagtgcgtacttcaacaggggcaactcccttttctctagtatacggcatggaagctgtgctccccgtagaagtggaAATACCATCAataagagtcctcatggagactaagttatcagaggctgaatggtgtcaaagcagatacgatcagttgaacttaatcgaagagaaacgtatgactgctctatgccatggacagttataccaagcaaggatgaaacaagctttcaacaaaaaggttcgacctcgtgaatttcaagaaggcgacctcgtgcttaaaaagatcttgtcttttcaaccagattctaggggcaaatggtctcctaattacgaaggcccgtatgttgtcaaaagaacattttctggcggcgccatgattcttacaaccatggatggtgatgaactcccacatcctgtgaatgctgatgcagtcaagaaatactttgtctaa
- the LOC131657153 gene encoding annexin-like protein RJ4 isoform X2, which produces MATIVAPSQTSPVEDAEALRLAFKGFGADNKSIVAILGHRNVHQRQQIRRAYEELFEEDLIKRLESEISGDFEKAVYRWMLEPADRDAVLINVAIKHGSKNSHIVAEIASVLSAEELLAVRRAYRNRYKRSIEEDVSANTTGHLRQLLVGLVSTYRYEGDEINPKLAQTEAGIIHESLKEKKGNNEEEVIRILTTRSKTQLVATFNRYRDEHGVSVSKKLLDQTSDDFHKALHTAIRSINDHKKYYEKVLRNAIKKFGTDEDGLSRVIVTRAEKDLREIKELYYKRNSVHLEDAVSKETSGDYKKFLLALLGKQE; this is translated from the exons ATGGCTACCATTGTTGCTCCTAGCCAAACTTCTCCTGTTGAAGATGCTGAAGCTCTAAGACTTGCTTTCAAAG GATTTGGTGCTGATAACAAGTCCATTGTAGCAATATTGGGCCATAGAAATGTCCATCAAAGGCAACAAATTAGAAGGGCTTATGAGGAGCTTTTCGAAGAGGATCTCATCAAACGTCTCGAGTCAGAGATCTCTGGTGATTTTGAG AAAGCTGTGTACCGCTGGATGCTGGAGCCTGCAGACCGCGACGCTGTTTTGATCAATGTAGCAATCAAGCATGGCAGCAAAAACTCTCACATTGTTGCCGAAATCGCTTCTGTGCTATCAGCCGAAGAGCTTTTGGCCGTGAGGCGCGCCTATCGTAACCGCTACAAGCGTTCCATCGAGGAAGACGTGTCTGCTAACACCACCGGTCATCTTCGTCAG CTTTTGGTTGGACTAGTGAGCACGTATAGGTACGAAGGAGACGAAATCAATCCGAAATTAGCACAAACCGAAGCTGGTATCATTCATGAAAGTctcaaagaaaagaaaggaaacaaTGAAGAAGAAGTCATTAGAATTCTCACTACAAGAAGCAAAACTCAACTCGTGGCAACTTTCAACCGCTATAGAGACGAACATGGCGTCTCCGTTAGTAAG AAATTGTTGGATCAAACATCTGATGATTTCCACAAGGCATTGCACACGGCTATTCGTTCGATCAATGATCACAAAAAGTACTATGAGAAG GTTTTGCGCAATGCGATAAAAAAGTTTGGAACCGATGAGGATGGACTAAGCCGCGTGATTGTTACGAGGGCCGAGAAAGATTTGAGGGAGATCAAAGAGCTGTACTACAAGAGAAACAGTGTTCATCTTGAAGATGCAGTGTCCAAGGAAACTTCAGGAGATTACAAGAAGTTCCTTCTTGCTCTTTTGGGGAAGCAGGAGTAA
- the LOC131657153 gene encoding annexin-like protein RJ4 isoform X1, translated as MATLIAPSSNHSPVEDAEALHKAFKGFGADNKSIVAILGHRNVHQRQQIRRAYEELFEEDLIKRLESEISGDFEKAVYRWMLEPADRDAVLINVAIKHGSKNSHIVAEIASVLSAEELLAVRRAYRNRYKRSIEEDVSANTTGHLRQLLVGLVSTYRYEGDEINPKLAQTEAGIIHESLKEKKGNNEEEVIRILTTRSKTQLVATFNRYRDEHGVSVSKKLLDQTSDDFHKALHTAIRSINDHKKYYEKVLRNAIKKFGTDEDGLSRVIVTRAEKDLREIKELYYKRNSVHLEDAVSKETSGDYKKFLLALLGKQE; from the exons ATGGCTACTCTTATTGCTCCTAGTAGCAACCATTCACCAGTTGAGGATGCAGAAGCCCTTCATAAAGCTTTCAAAG GATTTGGTGCTGATAACAAGTCCATTGTAGCAATATTGGGCCATAGAAATGTCCATCAAAGGCAACAAATTAGAAGGGCTTATGAGGAGCTTTTCGAAGAGGATCTCATCAAACGTCTCGAGTCAGAGATCTCTGGTGATTTTGAG AAAGCTGTGTACCGCTGGATGCTGGAGCCTGCAGACCGCGACGCTGTTTTGATCAATGTAGCAATCAAGCATGGCAGCAAAAACTCTCACATTGTTGCCGAAATCGCTTCTGTGCTATCAGCCGAAGAGCTTTTGGCCGTGAGGCGCGCCTATCGTAACCGCTACAAGCGTTCCATCGAGGAAGACGTGTCTGCTAACACCACCGGTCATCTTCGTCAG CTTTTGGTTGGACTAGTGAGCACGTATAGGTACGAAGGAGACGAAATCAATCCGAAATTAGCACAAACCGAAGCTGGTATCATTCATGAAAGTctcaaagaaaagaaaggaaacaaTGAAGAAGAAGTCATTAGAATTCTCACTACAAGAAGCAAAACTCAACTCGTGGCAACTTTCAACCGCTATAGAGACGAACATGGCGTCTCCGTTAGTAAG AAATTGTTGGATCAAACATCTGATGATTTCCACAAGGCATTGCACACGGCTATTCGTTCGATCAATGATCACAAAAAGTACTATGAGAAG GTTTTGCGCAATGCGATAAAAAAGTTTGGAACCGATGAGGATGGACTAAGCCGCGTGATTGTTACGAGGGCCGAGAAAGATTTGAGGGAGATCAAAGAGCTGTACTACAAGAGAAACAGTGTTCATCTTGAAGATGCAGTGTCCAAGGAAACTTCAGGAGATTACAAGAAGTTCCTTCTTGCTCTTTTGGGGAAGCAGGAGTAA